In Trifolium pratense cultivar HEN17-A07 linkage group LG7, ARS_RC_1.1, whole genome shotgun sequence, a genomic segment contains:
- the LOC123900090 gene encoding putative protein FAR1-RELATED SEQUENCE 10, giving the protein MTSLATKNLWIRKQQCPCGDWKCYITYEGDSEEGSVAPESVKEEKISSCRAMIITPYVGMVFKSDDEAFEHYGNFARKNGFSIRKERSRISPQLGVYKRDFVCYRSGFAPVKRKANGEHQRDRKSVRCGCDAKMYLSKEVVDGVSQWFVVQFSNIHNHELLEDDQVRLLPAYRKIHEADQERILLLSKAGFPIHRIVKMLEVEKGIQGGHLPFLERDVRNFVQNRKKIVQENEALLSEKRENDVLELLEVCKAMKEADVEFVYDFTVDENEKVENIAWSYGDSVNANAMFGDVIYFDTSHRSITYGLLFGVWFGIDNCGRTIFFGCVLLQDETPQSFAWALQAFLRFMRGRCPQTILSDLDPGLRDAVRSEFPGTKHVILVWNIINKVPSWFSLPLGSRYAEFKSEFNALFNIENTEEFELQWSQMISVFGLDSDKHIDLLYSVRASWAQPYVRGYFLARMATTTYSKSIDAFLKGIFTQHTCLRSFFEQVGISANFQRQSHQETQFTNLRTCIPIEEHARSILTPYAFNALQQELSLAMQYATSEMANGSYIIRHFKRLDGEWLVFWLPEDEQIHCSCKEFESSGILCRHALHVLVIKNYFQLPDKYYLSRWRRECSLLVEDENNNQSIIGGEWFQEYQSLAETLFSESSITKYRSDFVRKELTKELNRILNEVRNLPETDEVCNMNVTVSPNS; this is encoded by the exons GAAAAACCTATGGATTAGGAAGCAACAATGTCCTTGTGGAGATTGGAAATGTTACATTACATATGAGGGTGATTCTGAGGAGGGTTCGGTAGCACCGGAATCggtgaaagaagaaaaaatatcatCTTGTAGAGCTATGATTATTACCCCTTATGTTGGAATGGTGTTTAAGAGTGATGATGAAGCTTTTGAACATTATGGTAATTTTGCTAGGAAAAATGGTTTTTCTATTAGGAAAGAAAGGTCTAGAATTAGTCCTCAGTTAGGCGTTTATAAGCGTGATTTTGTTTGTTACCGATCAGGGTTTGCACCGGTGAAGAGGAAAGCTAATGGTGAACATCAGAGAGATAGGAAATCGGTTAGGTGTGGATGTGATGCTAAAATGTATCTGTCTAAGGAGGTTGTTGATGGTGTTTCTCAATGGTTTGTTGTTCAGTTTAGTAATATACATAATCACGAACTTTTGGAAGATGATCAAGTTCGCCTTTTACCTGCGTATAGGAAAATACACGAGGCTGATCAAGAGCGTATACTGTTGCTTTCGAAAGCTGGATTTCCGATACATCGGATAGTGAAAATGCTTGAGGTTGAAAAGGGGATTCAAGGCGGACATTTGCCTTTCTTGGAAAGGGATGTGAGGAACTTTGTCCAAAACCGTAAGAAGATTGTTCAAGAGAATGAGGCATTGCTAAGTgagaaaagagaaaatgatgttttGGAACTTCTTGAGGTGTGCAAAGCAATGAAAGAAGCTGATGTTGAGTTTGTTTATGATTTTACCGTCGATGAGAATGAGAAGGTTGAAAATATAGCTTGGTCATATGGTGATTCTGTTAATGCGAATGCCATGTTTGGTgatgtaatttattttgacacttcTCATCGATCGATCACTTATGGATTGCTTTTTGGAGTGTGGTTTGGTATTGATAATTGTGGCAGAACCATTTTTTTCGGTTGTGTTTTATTGCAGGATGAAACACCACAATCCTTCGCATGGGCGTTACAG GCATTTCTCCGGTTCATGAGAGGAAGATGTCCACAAACAATTCTATCTGATCTTGATCCTGGTCTTAGAGACGCCGTTAGAAGCGAATTTCCAGGAACTAAACATGTCATTCTAGTGTGGAATATTATAAACAAGGTACCAAGTTGGTTTTCTCTTCCTCTTGGGTCTCGTTATGCCGAGTTTAAATCCGAGTTTAATGCCTTATTTAACATTGAGAATACAGAAGAATTTGAACTTCAGTGGAGCCAAATGATTTCTGTTTTTGGACTTGATTCAGATAAACATATTGATTTACTGTATTCTGTTCGAGCCTCCTGGGCACAACCCTATGTAAGAGGTTATTTTTTGGCTCGAATGGCGACAACAACTTATTCCAAGTCTATAGATGCATTTTTGAAAGGAATCTTCactcaacatacatgtttgcGTAGCTTTTTTGAACAG GTTGGCATTTCTGCAAATTTCCAACGTCAGTCACATCAGGAGACTCAATTTACAAATCTTAGAACTTGCATACCAATTGAAGAGCATGCACGGAGCATTCTCACACCTTATGCTTTCAATGCTTTGCAACAAGAATTATCATTGGCAATGCAATACGCTACATCTGAAATGGCCAATGGATCATATATTATACGACACTTCAAAAGGTTGGATGGAGAATGGCTCGTGTTCTGGCTACCAGAAGATGAACAGATACACTGCTCTTGCAAGGAATTTGAATCGTCGGGAATATTATGCAGACATGCTCTTCATGTACTTGTTATAAAGAATTACTTTCAGCTTCCTGACAAATACTATTTAAGTAGATGGCGCCGGGAATGTTCTTTACTTGTTGAGGATGAGAATAACAACCAAAGTATTATTGGTGGGGAATGGTTTCAAGAATATCAATCTTTAGCTGAAACTTTGTTTTCAGAATCATCAATTACAAAGTATCGATCTGACTTTGTTCGCAAAGAACTGACAAAAGAACTTAATAGGATTCTTAATGAGGTTAGAAATCTGCCTGAGACTGATGAAGTCTGTAACATGAATGTGACGGTTTCGCCAAATAGCTAG